One stretch of Spiroplasma mirum ATCC 29335 DNA includes these proteins:
- a CDS encoding riboflavin kinase, with translation MLKLYKIFFGKDNVTIIRRDPISHASSYIRNLITNNHDLISANKLLAFPYSVTGIVDHGKKLGRTINFPTANIYLPRKCLLPYGVYVTETLINNRSYPSLTSYMVNSKNQEAVETYLIDQNMDLYGQEIRVLFLEYIRPNIKISSIAELSELINSDLNYWKQHYSIHSN, from the coding sequence ATGTTGAAACTTTACAAGATTTTTTTTGGCAAAGATAATGTTACAATAATTAGACGAGATCCAATCAGCCATGCTTCTTCTTATATTCGTAATTTAATTACTAATAACCATGATTTAATTAGCGCTAATAAATTATTAGCCTTTCCATATTCAGTGACCGGGATTGTTGACCATGGTAAAAAATTGGGACGCACAATTAATTTTCCGACAGCTAATATTTATTTACCAAGAAAGTGTTTATTACCTTACGGAGTATATGTTACCGAAACGTTAATTAATAATCGTTCTTATCCATCACTAACTTCTTATATGGTCAATAGTAAAAACCAAGAAGCAGTTGAAACTTATTTAATTGATCAAAACATGGATTTATATGGTCAAGAAATTAGAGTCTTGTTTTTAGAATATATTCGACCAAATATTAAAATTTCTTCCATTGCTGAATTATCAGAATTAATTAACAGTGATTTAAATTATTGAAAACAGCATTATAGTATTCACAGCAACTAA
- the truB gene encoding tRNA pseudouridine(55) synthase TruB, with protein sequence MKDGVILIDKPKDKTSHQVIQEIKQKLNVRKIGHAGTLDPLATGLLVVLINNATKISEYLLSANKGYDVEMKLFQETNSGDITGKTIKEEPPWKLKKKEIKKVFAAFNGFMYEQYPPKYSAIKVNGKKLYEYARQNQDVEIKPRTVTIHEIKLKEYNSHQHIIKFSVICSKGTYIRSLVIDLADKLGTIATVSKLTRTLSGNFTLARAVKIENLEPKHIISMYDALFINKQPLLLYHYEDEIKHGKPIVIINHTDPIIFIINKQKKVLAIYKHIGRHVFASQRGIWTPDPNVKKLEGENEN encoded by the coding sequence ATGAAAGATGGTGTTATTTTAATTGATAAACCAAAGGATAAAACAAGCCATCAAGTGATCCAAGAAATCAAGCAAAAATTAAATGTGCGAAAAATTGGACATGCGGGAACGTTAGATCCCTTGGCAACGGGTTTATTAGTAGTGTTAATTAACAATGCAACCAAAATTAGTGAATATTTATTAAGCGCTAATAAAGGTTATGATGTTGAAATGAAATTATTTCAAGAAACCAATAGTGGTGATATTACGGGGAAAACTATTAAGGAAGAACCGCCGTGGAAACTAAAGAAAAAAGAAATTAAAAAAGTTTTTGCGGCGTTTAATGGTTTTATGTATGAACAATATCCCCCTAAATATTCAGCTATTAAAGTAAACGGTAAAAAGTTATACGAATATGCTCGTCAAAATCAGGATGTCGAAATCAAACCACGAACAGTAACAATTCATGAAATTAAATTAAAAGAATATAATTCCCACCAGCATATTATTAAGTTTAGTGTTATTTGTTCAAAAGGAACTTATATTCGTAGTTTGGTGATTGATCTTGCTGATAAACTAGGAACAATTGCTACGGTTAGTAAATTAACACGAACTTTATCGGGAAATTTTACCTTAGCCAGAGCTGTTAAAATTGAAAATTTAGAACCTAAACATATTATTTCAATGTATGACGCGTTATTTATTAATAAGCAACCATTATTGTTATACCATTATGAAGATGAAATTAAACACGGGAAACCAATTGTAATTATTAACCATACTGATCCCATTATTTTTATTATTAATAAACAAAAAAAAGTATTAGCAATTTATAAACATATTGGTCGTCATGTGTTTGCTTCCCAACGGGGAATTTGAACTCCAGACCCTAATGTTAAAAAATTAGAAGGTGAAAATGAAAACTAA
- a CDS encoding type III pantothenate kinase — MYLLIDIGNTAIKFANYDGQKINLFLTLPSQNLIIEKHLLQKINVAFNKIGITWAMIKLICLSSVRPMWDGIIRDLASNHHLTFYQLKKNLVIDDFTINVPNPRNLGADLLAVAYASYHEFNKNDSVVINMGTATTITMVKDHQFEGTVIMPGLATASEALFSRAQLLQQFEISYEDAYIGKNTKQAINIGLVKGHGLAIKTLVDEIVVHLKNPIIVITGGNSYHFEQLLSNYLFDKLLLFKGLVYALHHNNLIK, encoded by the coding sequence ATGTACTTATTAATTGATATTGGGAATACTGCCATCAAGTTTGCTAATTATGATGGGCAAAAAATTAATCTTTTTTTAACCTTACCGAGTCAAAATTTGATTATTGAAAAACACTTATTGCAAAAAATTAATGTTGCTTTTAATAAAATTGGCATCACATGAGCAATGATTAAATTAATTTGTTTATCTTCTGTCCGCCCAATGTGGGATGGAATTATTCGTGATTTAGCAAGTAATCATCATCTGACGTTTTACCAATTGAAAAAAAATTTAGTTATTGATGATTTTACAATTAATGTTCCTAATCCCCGTAATTTAGGAGCTGATTTACTAGCTGTTGCTTATGCTAGTTATCATGAGTTTAATAAAAATGATAGTGTTGTTATTAATATGGGGACCGCCACCACAATTACAATGGTCAAGGACCATCAATTCGAAGGAACAGTTATTATGCCCGGGTTAGCAACAGCCAGCGAAGCTTTATTTTCCCGCGCGCAATTATTGCAACAATTTGAGATTTCCTATGAAGATGCCTATATTGGTAAGAATACTAAACAAGCTATTAATATTGGTTTGGTAAAAGGCCATGGTTTAGCAATTAAAACCCTTGTTGATGAAATTGTTGTTCATTTAAAAAACCCCATTATTGTAATTACTGGGGGAAATAGTTATCATTTTGAGCAGTTATTATCAAATTATTTATTTGATAAACTCTTATTATTTAAGGGATTAGTATATGCTCTGCACCATAATAATTTAATAAAATAA
- the coaBC gene encoding bifunctional phosphopantothenoylcysteine decarboxylase/phosphopantothenate--cysteine ligase CoaBC, with the protein MKKIVLAITGSVAAFKGLKLYEALKKKYHVELVLTKGALHFLENLPAEINTEIFPHDYYSKNNPSEHIRIAKDSNLFICYPATHNFIAQIANGFTDSLASLVYSATDAYKIVFPTMNTVMYNSPANLRNLETLARDGVEVLPAKYGLLACKIYGIGRAWEWEDVLAHVEEYFSFQDQFQNRKVLLNFGRTRTYLDGIRYITNNSSGKMGDALAHVLQWAKADLTVVQGDVDIPINYPTTKVITNQEMLQAMLKNYAEQDIVIACAALNDYQIAQPLTGKISKKDHPELEVKLTTNVDVLKELGAQKTRQFLVGFSVQNNFDLEYAKEKLVHKNLDLIVINEISAMNSEENKIILLSKTRALPVDNSSKLAIAKAIINEILFLQQKEQ; encoded by the coding sequence ATGAAAAAGATTGTATTAGCAATTACTGGTAGTGTTGCTGCTTTTAAGGGGTTAAAATTATATGAAGCTTTAAAAAAGAAATACCATGTTGAACTAGTGCTTACCAAAGGCGCCCTGCATTTTTTAGAAAACCTGCCGGCAGAAATTAATACTGAAATTTTTCCCCATGACTATTATAGTAAAAATAATCCCTCTGAACATATTAGGATTGCGAAAGATAGTAATTTATTTATTTGCTATCCTGCAACCCATAATTTTATTGCTCAGATTGCGAATGGTTTTACGGATAGTTTAGCAAGTTTAGTATATAGTGCCACGGATGCTTATAAAATTGTATTTCCGACGATGAATACGGTAATGTATAATTCACCAGCTAATTTACGTAATTTAGAGACCCTAGCCAGGGATGGGGTGGAAGTTTTACCAGCTAAATATGGGTTATTGGCATGCAAAATTTATGGTATTGGTCGCGCCTGGGAATGAGAAGATGTTCTGGCCCATGTCGAAGAGTATTTTTCCTTCCAAGATCAGTTCCAAAATCGTAAAGTTTTATTAAACTTTGGTCGTACCAGAACATATCTTGATGGCATTCGCTACATAACAAATAATTCATCGGGTAAAATGGGAGATGCCTTAGCCCATGTTTTACAGTGAGCAAAAGCCGACCTTACTGTTGTGCAAGGAGATGTTGATATTCCCATTAATTACCCAACCACAAAAGTAATCACTAACCAAGAAATGCTCCAGGCAATGTTAAAAAATTATGCCGAGCAAGATATCGTGATTGCTTGTGCGGCTTTAAATGATTACCAAATTGCCCAACCATTAACGGGGAAAATTAGCAAAAAAGATCATCCAGAGTTGGAAGTCAAATTAACAACAAATGTTGATGTTTTAAAAGAATTAGGAGCTCAGAAAACACGGCAATTCTTAGTTGGGTTTAGTGTCCAAAATAATTTTGACTTAGAATATGCGAAAGAAAAGTTAGTGCATAAGAATTTAGACTTAATTGTTATTAACGAAATTTCAGCAATGAATAGTGAGGAAAATAAAATTATTTTATTATCAAAAACAAGGGCGTTACCGGTAGATAATAGTTCAAAATTAGCAATTGCAAAAGCAATTATCAATGAAATTTTATTTTTACAGCAAAAGGAGCAATAA
- a CDS encoding formate--tetrahydrofolate ligase, giving the protein MKDICNIAKQINLATDDLILYGENIAKIKYNNFDQVNRKGKLILVTSINPTKSGEGKTTSAIGIADKLNNLGHQTILALREPSLGPVLGLKGSATGGGECVLLPENEINLHFTGDFHAITSANNLVSAMIDNFLYWDNPLQIDINKIVWQRCLDLNDRALREVEINIKKNLVHKEKFQITAASEIMAILSLSKNLADLRQRLDQTIVAYNINNEPIYIKELKITGSLLALLKDAILPNLVQTKYETPALIHCGPFANISHGTNSIIATELGLKLSDYVVCEAGFGSDLGFEKFNDIVNFHQEFTPDCTVLVVTIKALKLNGDLPEEKLDTLDLASLAKGLTHLEHHINIIRNYHLNFLVCINQFATDLPVEIEFLTHWLEKNKIEYGINNTYYLGIKDQPDLANKIIKLANQPQHYTPIIDFNHTLINEKIDIICQKIYATNNIEYRPEALAKIKHYNTSEFKHFPVCMAKNHQTIWGNADRHDNKVIIRDIKLNSGAQYFIVYLSKIITLPGLNKNPNAFVIDVQDNTIINIK; this is encoded by the coding sequence ATGAAAGATATTTGTAACATTGCAAAACAAATTAATTTAGCAACTGATGATTTAATTTTGTATGGTGAAAATATTGCTAAAATTAAATATAATAATTTTGACCAGGTAAACCGTAAGGGCAAATTAATTTTAGTCACTTCTATTAACCCGACCAAATCAGGTGAGGGGAAAACTACTTCGGCAATCGGAATTGCTGATAAATTAAATAATTTAGGACATCAAACAATCTTAGCATTGCGTGAACCTTCGTTAGGACCGGTCTTAGGTTTGAAAGGATCAGCTACCGGTGGTGGTGAGTGTGTATTATTGCCAGAAAATGAAATCAATCTGCATTTTACTGGGGATTTTCATGCTATTACCAGCGCAAATAATTTAGTATCAGCAATGATTGATAATTTTTTATATTGAGATAACCCACTCCAAATTGATATTAATAAAATTGTGTGACAACGTTGTTTAGATTTAAATGATCGTGCTTTACGGGAAGTTGAGATTAATATTAAAAAAAATCTTGTTCACAAGGAAAAATTTCAAATTACTGCTGCTAGTGAAATTATGGCAATTTTAAGTTTAAGTAAGAACCTTGCTGATTTAAGACAGCGCTTAGATCAAACAATTGTTGCTTATAATATTAATAATGAGCCAATTTATATTAAAGAATTGAAAATAACGGGTTCGTTACTAGCTTTATTAAAAGATGCAATTTTGCCAAATTTAGTCCAAACCAAATACGAAACTCCCGCTTTAATTCATTGTGGACCATTTGCTAATATTTCGCATGGTACGAATTCAATTATTGCCACCGAATTAGGGTTAAAATTAAGTGACTATGTTGTTTGTGAAGCTGGTTTTGGTAGTGATTTGGGTTTTGAAAAATTTAATGATATTGTTAATTTTCATCAAGAGTTTACTCCTGATTGTACGGTATTGGTGGTCACCATCAAAGCATTAAAATTAAATGGAGACTTGCCCGAAGAAAAATTAGATACTCTTGATTTAGCAAGCCTTGCTAAAGGTTTAACTCACTTGGAACATCATATTAATATTATTAGAAATTACCATTTAAATTTTTTAGTTTGTATTAATCAATTTGCTACTGATTTACCAGTTGAAATTGAATTTTTAACTCACTGGTTAGAAAAAAATAAAATTGAATATGGCATTAATAATACTTATTATTTAGGAATTAAAGATCAACCAGATTTAGCAAATAAAATTATTAAATTAGCAAATCAACCACAACACTATACACCAATTATTGATTTTAACCATACTTTAATAAATGAAAAAATTGATATAATTTGTCAAAAAATATATGCTACCAATAATATTGAGTATCGCCCTGAAGCATTAGCTAAAATTAAGCATTATAATACTTCGGAATTTAAGCATTTTCCAGTTTGTATGGCTAAAAATCACCAAACAATTTGGGGGAATGCTGATCGCCATGATAATAAAGTAATTATTCGGGATATTAAATTAAACTCGGGAGCGCAATATTTTATTGTTTATTTATCAAAAATTATTACCTTGCCAGGATTAAATAAGAATCCGAATGCCTTTGTAATTGATGTTCAAGATAATACAATAATTAACATTAAATAA
- a CDS encoding bifunctional 5,10-methylenetetrahydrofolate dehydrogenase/5,10-methenyltetrahydrofolate cyclohydrolase — protein sequence MKEKIIDGKLVASKIKAKITAEINNIKMNNYRTPKLCVIQVGNNVASSTYIKNKKIACEKVGILFSLLKYPATITEKELIEHIMTLNNDPDVDGILVQLPLPDHIDTNKIIDAIDVLKDVDGFSSHVLGNLMINKTKVVPATPKGIMSLFNYYNIDLVGQHVVIVGRSNIVGKPLANLTINAHATVTVCHSKTNNLSYYTKQADILVMAVGKPKMLTKEMIKENVIIIDVGTNRDKNNKLCGDVYFDDVYSKVKMISPVPGGVGPMTIASLLENIMHLYELHNK from the coding sequence ATGAAAGAAAAAATAATTGATGGAAAATTAGTGGCCAGTAAAATTAAAGCTAAAATTACTGCAGAAATTAATAATATTAAAATGAATAATTACCGAACACCAAAACTATGCGTGATCCAAGTTGGCAATAACGTGGCTAGTAGTACTTATATTAAAAATAAGAAAATTGCTTGTGAAAAAGTTGGAATTTTATTTAGTTTACTAAAATATCCAGCAACAATTACCGAAAAAGAACTAATTGAACATATTATGACTTTAAATAATGATCCCGATGTTGATGGTATTTTAGTTCAGCTACCCTTGCCCGACCATATCGACACTAATAAAATTATTGATGCCATTGATGTCTTAAAAGATGTGGATGGATTTTCATCCCATGTACTTGGAAATTTAATGATTAATAAAACAAAAGTTGTACCAGCCACTCCCAAAGGTATTATGAGTTTATTTAACTATTATAATATTGACTTAGTTGGTCAGCATGTTGTTATTGTCGGAAGAAGTAATATTGTTGGCAAACCCCTTGCTAACTTAACAATTAATGCCCATGCTACTGTAACTGTTTGTCATTCAAAAACAAATAATTTATCTTATTATACTAAACAAGCTGATATCTTAGTCATGGCTGTTGGAAAACCAAAAATGTTAACCAAAGAAATGATCAAAGAAAATGTCATTATTATTGATGTGGGAACTAATCGAGATAAAAATAATAAACTATGTGGTGATGTTTATTTTGATGATGTCTACTCCAAAGTTAAAATGATTTCACCAGTTCCTGGGGGAGTTGGACCAATGACAATTGCCTCATTATTAGAAAATATCATGCACTTATATGAATTACATAATAAATAA
- a CDS encoding ATP-binding cassette domain-containing protein produces MFTNISYIFHDYKLIDYFIIKENILITQRINHQKIDNNKLDYLVKTLNLEQVKNLKINYLSGDQKQRLSIVRALIGNNNFIFADEPTGALDLITRDQILKELINNVRYFQKTLIIVTHDRYVAQYADRIIFIADHQIESIHSQVQLDDIEKKMKALFKNV; encoded by the coding sequence TTGTTTACAAATATTTCTTATATTTTTCATGATTATAAATTAATTGATTATTTTATAATCAAAGAAAATATTTTAATTACCCAGCGAATTAATCATCAAAAAATTGATAATAATAAATTAGATTACTTAGTAAAAACTTTAAATTTAGAGCAAGTTAAAAATTTAAAAATTAATTATTTAAGTGGCGATCAAAAACAACGATTATCAATTGTCCGTGCTTTAATTGGTAATAATAATTTTATTTTTGCTGATGAACCCACTGGTGCTTTGGATTTGATTACCCGTGACCAAATTTTAAAAGAATTAATTAATAATGTGCGGTATTTTCAAAAAACTTTAATTATTGTTACCCATGATCGTTATGTTGCTCAATATGCTGATCGTATTATTTTTATTGCTGATCATCAAATTGAATCAATTCATTCCCAAGTACAACTTGATGATATTGAAAAGAAAATGAAAGCGTTATTTAAAAATGTTTAA
- a CDS encoding ATP-binding cassette domain-containing protein → MKKAIIIKNVSKTNILNAINLEIEHQEIIAIMGFSGSGKTTLLNLILGDWITRPR, encoded by the coding sequence ATGAAAAAAGCAATTATTATTAAAAATGTTAGTAAAACAAATATTTTAAATGCAATTAATCTAGAAATTGAACATCAAGAAATTATAGCAATTATGGGTTTTAGTGGTTCTGGTAAAACGACACTTTTAAATTTAATATTAGGAGACTGGATAACCCGACCACGTTAA
- the rbfA gene encoding 30S ribosome-binding factor RbfA: MSNQVKIEKLQSIISRDLTLIMQRKIKGQVLSGISISEVKLTNDLSHAKVYYSSLMSKDKDELQSTIDRYRKEIRSKLAHKLDIYKCPELEFIYDDSLDNANKIEAILKKVKE, translated from the coding sequence ATGTCTAATCAGGTTAAAATTGAAAAACTACAATCAATTATTAGTCGGGATTTAACTTTAATTATGCAAAGAAAAATTAAGGGCCAAGTTTTAAGTGGGATTTCAATTAGTGAAGTAAAATTAACAAATGATTTAAGTCATGCGAAAGTTTATTACTCCTCATTAATGTCAAAAGATAAAGATGAATTGCAAAGCACAATTGATCGTTATCGTAAAGAAATTCGATCAAAATTAGCACATAAATTAGATATTTATAAATGCCCGGAGTTAGAATTCATTTATGATGATTCCTTAGATAATGCTAATAAAATTGAGGCAATTTTAAAAAAAGTAAAAGAATAA
- a CDS encoding alpha/beta hydrolase, with protein MKFSKKKQEVKKLKFHDDLETVDLENSTDLITPQVYKTVTDSELAQYMENNKIYIKLFYKMHDKRISFRHNFWRKLPNSNIQDYAKKYINVLTERLKINGMHLTEAEFNSSWEIHEYNVEGYKGINLKTVTIKSWVKNENNNKWVIVVHGLNSHKFRSIFFGLIYLRLGYNILVYDQRNHGESDKSITTMGYNEKYDLAAIVNFLKTQFKGSVDEINFHGWSMGTFVIVEYLKEDYEKERKLIKWIVLDSTVANLNDLYRYYILKLRFNYFDHFYAIRRYAIDTRGYDPEELNPGEGLEPLKWLPFLYILNKRDHATPYLMGEEAYQNKIASEKPQLSVKVDFDGDHVRGIYNNPEKYLSSIAEFIKKYSK; from the coding sequence ATGAAGTTTAGTAAGAAAAAACAGGAAGTTAAAAAACTAAAGTTCCATGATGACTTGGAAACGGTTGATTTAGAAAATAGTACCGATTTAATTACGCCCCAAGTTTATAAAACAGTGACCGACAGTGAACTTGCACAATATATGGAAAATAACAAGATTTATATTAAGTTATTTTATAAAATGCATGATAAAAGAATATCATTTCGTCATAATTTTTGGCGAAAATTGCCAAATAGTAACATCCAAGATTATGCTAAAAAATATATTAATGTTTTAACAGAGCGTTTAAAAATTAATGGGATGCATTTAACCGAAGCAGAATTTAATTCGTCATGGGAAATCCACGAATATAATGTTGAAGGTTACAAAGGGATTAATTTAAAAACAGTCACTATTAAAAGTTGAGTTAAAAATGAAAACAATAATAAATGAGTAATTGTTGTCCATGGTTTAAACTCGCACAAGTTTCGTTCAATTTTCTTTGGATTAATTTATTTACGCTTAGGTTATAATATTTTAGTTTATGATCAACGTAACCATGGTGAATCTGATAAAAGTATTACAACAATGGGTTACAATGAAAAATATGACTTAGCAGCAATTGTTAATTTTTTAAAAACCCAATTTAAAGGGAGCGTTGACGAAATTAACTTTCATGGGTGGTCAATGGGGACTTTTGTCATTGTTGAATATTTAAAAGAAGATTATGAAAAAGAACGAAAATTAATTAAATGAATTGTTCTTGATTCAACTGTTGCTAATCTAAATGATTTATACCGCTACTATATTTTAAAATTACGTTTTAATTATTTTGATCATTTTTATGCAATTCGCAGATATGCAATTGATACGAGAGGTTATGATCCAGAAGAATTAAATCCCGGGGAAGGGTTAGAACCATTAAAATGGTTACCATTTTTATATATTTTGAACAAACGCGACCATGCCACGCCTTATTTAATGGGCGAAGAAGCATATCAAAATAAAATTGCGAGTGAAAAACCCCAACTTAGTGTTAAGGTTGATTTCGATGGTGACCATGTGCGCGGAATTTATAATAATCCAGAAAAGTATTTATCCTCAATTGCCGAGTTTATTAAAAAATATTCAAAATAA
- the cdd gene encoding cytidine deaminase, which yields MISWFDKLNKLKDHAYVPYSKFHVACICELTDGQTVAGVNVENASYPVGLCAERTALSQVYTLGYQKKDIKKLYLYTDSHHIGSPCGMCRQFIFELVGGEVDIEIYNQGGESLTIKVTDLLPYGFTSGDLN from the coding sequence ATGATTAGTTGATTTGATAAATTAAATAAGTTAAAGGACCATGCTTATGTTCCGTATTCCAAGTTTCATGTTGCTTGTATTTGCGAATTAACTGATGGTCAGACGGTTGCGGGTGTTAATGTGGAAAATGCTTCCTATCCCGTTGGGTTATGTGCCGAACGAACAGCTTTGTCCCAAGTTTATACTTTAGGATATCAAAAAAAAGACATTAAAAAACTTTATTTATATACTGATAGTCATCATATTGGTTCACCTTGCGGAATGTGCCGCCAATTTATTTTTGAATTGGTCGGTGGTGAAGTAGATATTGAAATTTATAATCAGGGGGGCGAGTCATTAACGATTAAAGTCACTGATTTATTACCATATGGTTTTACTAGCGGAGATTTAAATTAG
- a CDS encoding diacylglycerol kinase family protein, which produces MAIRNPNKKKMFFKLRNKFANAFRGVYTAVKEESSLIIHIIVSIAVIGLGIWLQREVPSEFGYLQWTIVLLTIGSVIGFELINTMVENFVDLLSFEYNIKAKKIKDICAAATLINSILAIAIGLLIMLPPLVNVIKIYLKI; this is translated from the coding sequence ATGGCAATTCGAAATCCAAACAAAAAAAAGATGTTCTTTAAATTACGTAATAAATTTGCGAATGCTTTTCGTGGTGTTTACACGGCAGTTAAAGAAGAATCAAGTTTAATTATTCATATTATTGTTTCAATTGCGGTAATTGGATTAGGAATTTGACTGCAACGCGAAGTTCCCAGTGAATTTGGGTATTTACAATGAACAATTGTCTTGTTAACAATTGGGAGTGTAATTGGTTTTGAATTAATTAACACGATGGTCGAAAACTTTGTTGACTTATTATCATTTGAATATAATATTAAGGCCAAAAAGATTAAAGATATTTGTGCGGCAGCGACCTTAATTAACTCAATTTTAGCTATTGCGATTGGTTTACTAATTATGTTACCACCATTAGTTAATGTTATTAAAATTTATTTAAAAATTTAG
- the ybeY gene encoding rRNA maturation RNase YbeY translates to MEDNFDINNETHFAIDNFNQDFINIFNKVKETLKIIEPLELTLNFVDEQTQVELNKKYCHKDYVADVLTFALEENEELDLFKLTGLRSLGDIFICYPKAVSQAAEYQHSLRRELAFLFTHGILHILGYDHQTKQEEEIMFNLQRIILNDLQILRNPIE, encoded by the coding sequence GTGGAAGATAATTTTGATATTAATAATGAGACGCATTTTGCAATTGATAATTTTAACCAAGATTTTATTAATATTTTTAACAAAGTTAAAGAAACGTTAAAAATCATTGAACCATTAGAATTAACATTAAATTTTGTTGATGAACAAACTCAGGTTGAATTAAATAAAAAATATTGTCATAAGGATTATGTGGCGGATGTCCTAACTTTTGCGTTAGAAGAAAATGAAGAGCTTGATTTATTTAAACTAACTGGTTTACGCTCACTTGGTGATATTTTTATTTGCTATCCAAAAGCAGTTAGCCAAGCAGCAGAATATCAACATTCATTGCGCAGAGAATTAGCATTTTTATTTACTCATGGGATTCTTCATATTTTAGGCTATGATCACCAAACTAAACAAGAGGAAGAAATTATGTTTAATTTACAACGAATTATTCTAAATGATTTACAAATCCTCCGAAATCCAATAGAATAA